In the genome of Syntrophorhabdaceae bacterium, the window TGGCCGACGGCGTTTTGCTTCTCGTCGATGCCGCCGAAGGACCGATGCCCCAGACAAGGTTCGTTCTGAAAAAGGCGCTGGGACTCAAATTGCCCGTCATCGTCGTCGTCAACAAGATCGATAAGCCGGCTGCGCGATGCGACTGGGTGGTGGACCAGGTCTTCGATCTCTTTGTCAAACTCGATGCGCCTGACGACATCCTTGATTTCCCTATCATCTACGCATCTGCAAAGGCCGGCTACGCTACGCTGGACCACACGCAGGAATGCGGCTCCATGATACCTCTCTTTGACATGATCGTTCGTTCGGTGCCCCCTCCCACAGGAAATCCCGAGGCCCCGCTGCAGATGCTCGTGAGTTCGCTCTCCTATTCGCCCTTCCTCGGCAGACTTGCCATCGGGAAGATCACCTCCGGCGTCCTCAACCTCAACAAGGACGTTATCGTGGCCACCGAGGGCACTCCGTCCTCACCGGCACGGATAACGAAGGTCTACCGCTTCAAGGGAAGTTCCATGGAAGAGACACAGATCGCGGGCACCGGTGAGATCGTCGCCATCGCCGGCATGGAGTCCATAACGATCGGTGAGACTTTGACGGACCCCGAGAATCCGGCGCCCCTTCCCGGTATCGACATCGACCCGCCGACGATATCGATGAACTTCATCCCCAACGATTCGCCGTTTGCCGGCAAGGAAGGACGGTTCCTGACATCGCGCCACATCAGGGAAAGACTCATGCGGGAGACACTTTCCGACGTGGCACTCGTCGTCGAGGAACTTGTCGACTCCATAGGATACAAGGTCTCCGGCCGCGGTGAACTTCACCTCTCCATACTCATCGAAAAAATGCGCAGGGAGGGCTATGAATTCCAGGTGACCCGCCCGAAGGTCATATTCAAGGAAGGCGAGGAAGGGACCCTCGAGCCTTACGAAGAACTGACCATCGACGTGGACGAACAGTTTTCCGGCAACGTCATAGAGAACCTCGGCAGGCGCAAGGGGATGATGGTCCACATGCATCAGGACAAGGGAATGGTGAGACTGAGCTACCGCGTGCCCACGAGGGGTCTCATCGGTTTCCGTTCCCAGTTCCTGACGGAGACCAAGGGCACGGGCACGATGAACTACATCTTTGACGGCTATGACCGCTATGCCGGCGAGATGAGGAACCGCAACAACGGAGTTCTCGTCGTCATGGAGGAATGCACCACCGTGGCATACGCCCTCTTCAACCTGCAGGAGCGAGGCGAGCTTTTCCTTGGTCCCGGCGAGAAGGTCTACGGGGGCCAGATCATCGGCGAACACGCCCGCGAGATAGACCTGGTGATCAATCCCGCGAAGGGCAAGAAGCTGACGAACATGAGGGCGGCCGGTTCCGACGACGCCGTCATCCTCACACCCCCCAGAAACATGAGTCTCGAAGACTGTATCTCCTATATCAACGAGGACGAACTCGTGGAGATCACTCCAAAGTCGATCAGGTTGCGCAAAACCATACTCGACGGCCTTCAACGCAAGAGATCAAAGATAGCCGGCCTGAAAAACTGATACCTGCCCGACCATGAGCATTCAAATCTTCGGTACCTCCAAATGCCAGAACACGCGAAAGGCGCAACGGTTCTTCAAAGAACGCGGCATACCCTTCCACTATATCGACCTGACGGTCAAAGGCCTCAGCAAAGGTGAACTTAACAGCGTCAGGTCCGTCGTGGGCATCGAAAAACTCATAGACACCGAGGGGAAGCAATACGCCCGGCGAAACCTGAAATATCTTACGCATAACATCGAGGAAGAACTCCTCGCCGACCCCCTGCTTTTCAAGACCCCCATAGTCCGCAACGGAAACAAGGCCACCATCGGCTATCAGCCGGATGTGTGGAAAGAGTGGAAATAGAAGACCTTTTTCACTATTGCTTCCATCGTCGCTCCCGCAGGGCCGTTGAGTACGATATCGGCTATCTTGTCGCAGGGGGTGGAGTCCCGGTTGATGATCACGAGCTTTGCCCCGGCCCGCTTTGCCTCGACGGGCATCTGGGCCGCCGGATATACCACCAGGGAGGAACCGATGACTATGAAAACGTCACATGCCGTGGAGCGGCGGAAGGCCTCCGCCGTCTCCCGTTCAGGCATGGATTGCCCGAAGGAGATGGTGGCCGGTTTGAGAAGGCCGCCGCAGGAATCACACCGGGGAGCTTTCTCGCCGGCCGCTATCCTCTCCTGAATAGGACCC includes:
- the typA gene encoding translational GTPase TypA, which produces MEQNKIRNIAIIAHVDHGKTTLVDQLFRQSGMFRHNEIVEERLMDSMDLERERGITISSKNGSFVYKDFFINIIDTPGHADFGGQVERVLKMADGVLLLVDAAEGPMPQTRFVLKKALGLKLPVIVVVNKIDKPAARCDWVVDQVFDLFVKLDAPDDILDFPIIYASAKAGYATLDHTQECGSMIPLFDMIVRSVPPPTGNPEAPLQMLVSSLSYSPFLGRLAIGKITSGVLNLNKDVIVATEGTPSSPARITKVYRFKGSSMEETQIAGTGEIVAIAGMESITIGETLTDPENPAPLPGIDIDPPTISMNFIPNDSPFAGKEGRFLTSRHIRERLMRETLSDVALVVEELVDSIGYKVSGRGELHLSILIEKMRREGYEFQVTRPKVIFKEGEEGTLEPYEELTIDVDEQFSGNVIENLGRRKGMMVHMHQDKGMVRLSYRVPTRGLIGFRSQFLTETKGTGTMNYIFDGYDRYAGEMRNRNNGVLVVMEECTTVAYALFNLQERGELFLGPGEKVYGGQIIGEHAREIDLVINPAKGKKLTNMRAAGSDDAVILTPPRNMSLEDCISYINEDELVEITPKSIRLRKTILDGLQRKRSKIAGLKN
- a CDS encoding arsenate reductase family protein, producing MSIQIFGTSKCQNTRKAQRFFKERGIPFHYIDLTVKGLSKGELNSVRSVVGIEKLIDTEGKQYARRNLKYLTHNIEEELLADPLLFKTPIVRNGNKATIGYQPDVWKEWK